A stretch of Leisingera sp. S132 DNA encodes these proteins:
- a CDS encoding DUF2161 domain-containing phosphodiesterase, which yields MEREDQLYAPVKTLLEAQGYAVKGEVGAADVVAVRGAEPPVIVELKLKFSLSLFHQAIARLAVTDHVYIAVPRPGGRQARRMMKDNLAMCRRLGLGLITVLADGRAEVHCDPGPYAPRKSKKKQARLLREFQTLRGDPNAGGATRHGIVTAYRQDALACAAHLAQAGACKGAAVAKATGVARATQLMARNHYGWFERVETGVYQLTDAGRAGLVHWAESWEEKA from the coding sequence ATGGAACGCGAGGATCAGCTTTATGCGCCGGTGAAGACGCTGCTGGAGGCCCAGGGCTATGCCGTCAAGGGCGAGGTCGGGGCCGCCGATGTGGTGGCGGTGCGCGGCGCGGAACCGCCGGTGATTGTCGAGCTGAAGCTGAAATTCTCGCTGTCGCTGTTCCATCAGGCGATTGCCCGGCTGGCGGTCACCGATCACGTCTATATCGCGGTGCCGCGGCCCGGCGGGCGGCAGGCGCGGCGGATGATGAAGGACAATCTGGCGATGTGCCGGCGGCTGGGGCTGGGGCTGATCACGGTCCTGGCGGACGGGCGTGCAGAGGTGCATTGCGACCCCGGCCCCTATGCGCCCCGCAAGTCGAAGAAGAAACAGGCACGGCTGCTGCGCGAGTTCCAAACCTTGCGCGGCGATCCCAATGCGGGCGGCGCCACACGGCATGGCATTGTCACAGCCTACCGCCAGGATGCGCTCGCCTGCGCCGCGCATCTGGCTCAAGCGGGCGCTTGCAAAGGCGCCGCAGTTGCCAAGGCGACCGGCGTTGCGCGCGCCACCCAGCTGATGGCGAGGAACCACTACGGCTGGTTCGAGCGTGTGGAGACCGGCGTTTACCAGCTGACGGATGCGGGCCGCGCGGGTCTGGTGCATTGGGCGGAGAGCTGGGAAGAAAAGGCGTGA
- a CDS encoding TraB/GumN family protein: MKRIALALALLLQATAGFAACRGIDYREHLPPATQAQLDREMAATPFSEGNHWVAAKGRRTIHVIGTMHGGDARMAKVMRTLRPALISAQAIYLETSDQNMERLDQMPSSVARSFLLPQGRELRHLLTPEAWQHFKLTTRAAGASLETMNRMQPWAISMFVVQSGCRPYGFGLRRGLDDRIADFARRKRIPVGALETPEQALAAISGLPLRDQARMLELELQLIQSDKPEDATPVEAYFDQSVWTSFVLAPWISAQYSSFSHAETRRLWAQYNRRLLDQRNLRWMQVIDAARQDRIVIAVGAAHLPGKNGLLNLLQARGFSLTRAPW, from the coding sequence ATGAAACGGATTGCACTGGCACTTGCGCTGTTACTGCAGGCCACCGCCGGTTTTGCCGCCTGCCGCGGCATCGACTACCGCGAGCACCTGCCGCCCGCCACCCAGGCGCAGCTGGACCGCGAAATGGCCGCCACTCCGTTTTCCGAAGGAAACCACTGGGTCGCCGCCAAGGGCCGCCGCACCATCCATGTGATCGGCACCATGCACGGCGGCGATGCCCGCATGGCCAAGGTGATGCGCACCCTGCGGCCGGCGCTGATCTCGGCCCAGGCGATCTACCTCGAGACCTCGGATCAGAACATGGAGCGGCTGGACCAGATGCCGTCCTCCGTGGCGCGCAGTTTCCTGCTGCCGCAGGGGCGCGAGCTGCGCCACCTGCTGACGCCGGAGGCCTGGCAGCATTTCAAGCTGACCACCCGGGCCGCGGGCGCCAGCCTGGAAACCATGAACCGGATGCAACCCTGGGCCATCTCGATGTTCGTGGTGCAAAGCGGCTGCCGCCCCTACGGCTTCGGCCTGCGCCGCGGGCTGGATGACCGGATCGCGGATTTCGCCCGCCGCAAGCGGATCCCGGTGGGGGCGCTGGAAACGCCAGAGCAGGCGCTGGCCGCCATTTCCGGCCTGCCGCTGCGGGATCAGGCCCGGATGCTGGAGCTTGAACTGCAGCTGATCCAGTCGGACAAGCCCGAGGACGCCACCCCGGTTGAGGCCTATTTCGACCAGAGCGTCTGGACCTCCTTCGTGCTCGCCCCCTGGATCAGCGCCCAGTACAGCAGCTTTTCCCATGCCGAGACCCGGCGGCTGTGGGCGCAGTACAACCGCCGCCTGCTGGACCAGCGCAACCTCCGCTGGATGCAGGTGATTGATGCGGCCCGCCAGGACCGCATCGTGATCGCCGTTGGCGCCGCTCATCTGCCGGGCAAAAACGGCCTTTTGAACCTTCTCCAGGCCAGGGGCTTCAGCCTGACCCGCGCCCCGTGGTAG
- a CDS encoding TraB/GumN family protein, with translation MRLFLTVFFLLLPASLWAACTGTDQRTTMTQQERAGLEARISAMPFAEGNHWIARRGSRTVHVVGTLHVNDPRMAQITADLAPLVQQADLLLMEASPADKAGFEAELARTPSLMLITEGPSLIDRLPPQEWEELAAIIRNHGMPVWMAAKMRPWFLALSLAFPPCLRQDKDIKRGLDLRLGEAAEAAGVPVRSLEDPMTIIRLMDSDPLEEQIRQLRAFTAMLGSGTDGFITTVESYFDEQALYALFLSERDFLDSGALTRAEREALWQDTMTELIDTRNRNWIPVIEAAAGNHIVVAAGALHLPGETGVLNLLQQQGYTLERAPF, from the coding sequence ATGCGCCTCTTTCTGACCGTGTTTTTCCTGCTGCTGCCGGCCTCCCTTTGGGCCGCCTGCACCGGCACCGACCAGCGCACCACCATGACCCAGCAGGAACGCGCCGGCCTTGAGGCCCGCATCAGCGCGATGCCGTTTGCCGAAGGCAACCACTGGATTGCGCGGCGCGGCAGCCGCACCGTGCATGTGGTCGGCACCCTGCATGTGAATGATCCGCGGATGGCGCAGATCACCGCGGACCTGGCACCGCTGGTACAGCAGGCGGACCTGTTGCTGATGGAGGCCAGCCCCGCCGACAAGGCCGGCTTTGAGGCGGAACTGGCCCGCACCCCCTCGCTGATGCTGATCACCGAAGGCCCCAGCCTGATCGACCGGCTGCCGCCGCAGGAGTGGGAGGAGCTGGCCGCCATCATCCGCAACCACGGCATGCCGGTGTGGATGGCCGCCAAGATGCGGCCCTGGTTCCTGGCACTGTCGCTGGCCTTCCCGCCCTGCCTGCGCCAGGACAAGGACATCAAGCGCGGCCTCGACCTGCGCCTGGGAGAAGCCGCCGAAGCCGCGGGCGTGCCGGTGCGGTCGCTGGAGGATCCGATGACGATCATCCGGCTGATGGATTCTGACCCGCTGGAAGAGCAGATCCGCCAGCTGCGCGCCTTTACCGCCATGCTGGGCAGCGGCACCGACGGCTTCATCACCACCGTTGAATCCTATTTCGACGAACAGGCGCTTTATGCCCTGTTCCTCAGCGAACGCGACTTCCTGGACAGCGGCGCACTGACCCGGGCCGAGCGCGAGGCGCTGTGGCAGGACACCATGACAGAGCTGATCGACACCCGTAACCGCAACTGGATCCCGGTGATCGAGGCCGCGGCAGGCAACCATATCGTTGTCGCCGCCGGCGCGCTGCACCTGCCCGGCGAGACCGGTGTTCTGAACCTCTTGCAGCAACAGGGCTACACGCTCGAACGCGCGCCGTTCTGA
- a CDS encoding manganese-dependent inorganic pyrophosphatase, whose protein sequence is MTIQVFGHKSPDTDSTGSPIVWAWYLNEVKGVAAAPKLLGEPNTEAAFMLQRWGLEKPEIIADVADDAAVVIVDTNNPAELPANINGADVQAIIDHHKLVGGLETKGPIDITIRPLACTATIMHDLMGEDAARMPEAIKGAALTCILSDTLEFRSPTTTAHDKAVAEKLAADLGINISEYAAEMFAAKSDVSSFSDAELIRMDSKEYEVDGTKFRVSVLETTAPGVVLDRKASLMETMTTVAAEDGVDQVLLFVVDILNEEATLLVPNDLVKTVAAKSFGADAAGDTVVLPGIMSRKKQIIPNLKV, encoded by the coding sequence ATGACCATCCAAGTTTTCGGCCATAAATCCCCCGACACCGATTCCACCGGCTCCCCGATCGTTTGGGCCTGGTACCTGAACGAGGTGAAGGGCGTGGCCGCGGCCCCCAAACTGCTGGGCGAGCCGAACACCGAAGCCGCCTTCATGCTGCAGCGCTGGGGCCTGGAGAAGCCGGAAATCATCGCCGACGTGGCCGATGATGCGGCGGTTGTCATCGTTGACACCAACAACCCGGCAGAGCTGCCCGCCAACATCAACGGCGCCGATGTGCAGGCGATCATCGACCACCACAAGCTGGTCGGCGGCCTGGAAACCAAAGGCCCGATCGACATCACCATCCGCCCGCTGGCCTGCACCGCCACCATCATGCACGACCTGATGGGCGAGGATGCCGCCAGGATGCCGGAAGCCATCAAAGGCGCGGCGCTGACCTGCATCCTGTCCGACACGCTGGAATTCCGCTCCCCCACCACCACCGCGCACGACAAGGCCGTAGCGGAGAAACTGGCCGCTGATCTGGGCATCAACATCTCCGAATATGCGGCCGAGATGTTTGCCGCCAAATCCGACGTCTCCTCCTTCTCCGATGCGGAACTGATCCGCATGGATTCCAAGGAATACGAAGTCGACGGCACCAAGTTCCGCGTCTCCGTTCTGGAAACCACCGCGCCGGGCGTGGTGCTGGACCGCAAGGCCTCGCTGATGGAGACGATGACCACCGTCGCGGCTGAGGACGGCGTCGATCAGGTGCTGCTGTTCGTGGTCGACATCCTGAACGAGGAAGCCACCCTGCTGGTGCCGAACGACCTGGTGAAAACCGTCGCCGCCAAATCCTTTGGCGCCGATGCTGCGGGCGACACCGTGGTTCTGCCGGGCATCATGTCCCGCAAGAAGCAGATCATTCCGAACCTCAAAGTCTGA
- a CDS encoding DUF995 domain-containing protein, producing the protein MGRGQAERGQGDAAGGDHAALCRQNLELEPRRSCLLGPDGSFEGVSKGGDAVGIGKWYVTRKGKLCNEADWHQAVDGVVKTVSNESCWQFVTAPDGSVWERYLGGDGSWYRHKPEKQVSGNSQRRLFRKISKRLGL; encoded by the coding sequence ATGGGCCGGGGCCAAGCCGAAAGAGGCCAAGGCGACGCCGCCGGAGGTGATCATGCAGCTTTATGCCGGCAAAACCTCGAACTGGAGCCGCGGCGGTCATGCCTACTGGGGCCGGACGGCAGCTTTGAGGGCGTCAGCAAAGGCGGCGATGCGGTGGGCATCGGAAAATGGTACGTGACCCGCAAGGGCAAGCTGTGCAACGAAGCCGACTGGCACCAGGCAGTGGATGGCGTGGTGAAGACCGTTTCCAACGAAAGCTGCTGGCAGTTCGTCACCGCACCGGACGGCTCGGTCTGGGAGCGTTATCTGGGCGGGGACGGCAGCTGGTACCGGCACAAGCCGGAAAAGCAGGTCAGCGGCAACAGTCAGAGACGCCTGTTCCGGAAAATCAGCAAGCGCCTGGGGCTGTAA
- a CDS encoding response regulator transcription factor, producing the protein MKNELIDTLDRLLHPQDPGGRWQAAQDVAQRMGVKSILVAGLNLPAHSIGWVSTDMPGAWMEEYLSLGCIEIDQLIDDLLVRPGSATIECGTLHRGDARCRRHLDYNHGLKATGFGFLHCSYFGDRLGTGKTVTLCYSGGPEEAAQTTPLGIGLLSGLMASTITPDSPPPHQRYCPPQDRPLLTTRQREVLCLLAEGMMTARIAETLGLSEAAVSLHFANARKALGAATREHALALKQGLISL; encoded by the coding sequence ATGAAGAACGAGTTGATTGATACGCTGGACAGGCTGCTGCACCCGCAGGACCCGGGCGGACGCTGGCAGGCCGCGCAGGATGTGGCGCAGCGGATGGGCGTCAAGAGCATTCTGGTGGCCGGCCTCAACCTGCCCGCTCACTCCATTGGCTGGGTCAGCACCGACATGCCCGGCGCCTGGATGGAGGAGTATCTCAGCCTCGGCTGCATCGAAATCGACCAGCTGATCGACGACCTGCTGGTCCGGCCTGGCAGCGCCACCATTGAATGCGGCACATTGCACCGGGGCGACGCCCGCTGCCGCCGGCATCTGGACTACAATCACGGGCTGAAGGCCACTGGATTCGGGTTTCTCCACTGCAGCTACTTCGGCGACCGCCTGGGCACCGGCAAGACCGTCACCCTGTGCTATTCCGGCGGCCCGGAAGAGGCCGCGCAGACAACCCCCTTGGGCATCGGCCTGCTGTCGGGACTGATGGCCAGCACGATCACCCCTGACAGCCCGCCGCCGCATCAGCGCTACTGCCCGCCTCAGGACAGGCCGCTGCTGACCACGCGCCAGCGCGAGGTTCTGTGCCTGCTCGCTGAGGGCATGATGACCGCCCGCATCGCCGAGACGCTGGGGCTGTCAGAGGCCGCGGTTTCGCTGCATTTCGCCAATGCCCGCAAGGCGCTGGGGGCTGCCACCCGCGAACATGCCCTGGCGCTGAAACAGGGGCTGATTTCCCTGTAA
- a CDS encoding methyl-accepting chemotaxis protein: MPLKRRLLLSGVIAMCSVLILASVSLFSLWQSELNLERQINVTQAVRHELTADIAHSHVAAAVVSAVLLGQDGAEDRKAELQAAIEAEAQNFRAEMDALQALELPEHIRSMVASLLPLVDGFNSTGAEVAALAFTNTQDGADALPAFQSYSANISEKLSKLGKAIKASAAETAAEARQYNQNLLYLVLGISAVATLIMLHNSRKVTLSIIRPIERMRAALREVAQGDFSLKVADRMRADDFGDIAHDIDAVSGRVVKALEEQNKLRQQGEAVIERLRQALQHLSAGDFSDRISEKFGAEYEALRANYNETVDKLNELLSQVVQAGGRLNRQADGIRTGAEDLSARTESQAATLEQTAAALEQMTASVNSSAQNAQEVQGAVEAARADVERSGEVVEGAIAAMNEIENSSNQIGQIIGVIDDIAFQTNLLALNAGVEAARAGEVGRGFAVVASEVRALAQRSSDAAMEIKGLISASSAHVQDGVHKVDGAGKALETVVTQVSRITELVAGISRESAEQAQGLNEINIGVAQLDSVTQKNASMVEETGSAIRAMSSETVELNRMVGQFVLLDSAPSAAARLPAAPAVMAPSAPPENAPASHQAVQPKPAPEPAQEPEAELDADYAEAMAGALEEDRWVDFNGEDEVFPDGESAGPAARSA; encoded by the coding sequence ATGCCCCTCAAACGCCGGCTGCTCCTGTCCGGCGTCATTGCAATGTGTTCGGTTCTGATCCTGGCGTCGGTGTCGCTCTTCAGCCTGTGGCAAAGCGAGCTGAACCTGGAACGCCAGATCAATGTGACCCAGGCCGTCCGGCATGAGCTGACGGCGGATATCGCCCACAGCCACGTAGCCGCGGCAGTGGTCTCGGCGGTGCTGCTGGGCCAGGACGGGGCGGAGGACCGGAAGGCGGAGTTGCAGGCCGCGATTGAGGCGGAGGCGCAGAATTTCCGTGCCGAGATGGACGCGTTGCAGGCGCTGGAGCTGCCGGAGCACATCCGCAGCATGGTGGCCTCGCTGCTGCCGCTGGTCGATGGTTTCAACAGCACCGGCGCAGAGGTAGCGGCGCTGGCCTTCACAAATACGCAGGACGGTGCCGACGCGCTGCCGGCTTTCCAGTCCTATTCTGCCAATATCTCTGAAAAGCTCTCCAAACTGGGCAAGGCGATCAAGGCCTCAGCCGCCGAAACCGCGGCTGAAGCGCGGCAGTACAACCAGAATCTGCTCTATCTGGTGCTGGGCATTTCGGCGGTTGCGACGCTCATCATGCTGCACAACTCGCGCAAGGTAACACTCAGCATCATCCGTCCGATTGAAAGAATGCGGGCCGCCCTGCGCGAAGTGGCGCAAGGTGACTTCTCGCTCAAGGTTGCTGACCGGATGCGTGCCGATGACTTTGGCGATATTGCCCATGATATCGATGCGGTTTCGGGCCGCGTGGTCAAGGCGCTGGAGGAGCAGAACAAGCTGCGCCAGCAAGGCGAGGCTGTGATCGAGCGGCTGCGCCAGGCGCTGCAGCATTTGTCCGCAGGTGACTTCAGTGACCGGATCTCCGAAAAATTCGGCGCCGAATACGAGGCTTTGCGCGCCAATTACAACGAAACCGTCGACAAGCTGAATGAGCTTCTGTCCCAGGTGGTGCAGGCCGGCGGGCGGCTGAACCGCCAGGCGGATGGCATCCGCACCGGCGCAGAGGATCTGTCGGCGCGCACCGAAAGCCAGGCGGCGACGCTGGAGCAGACCGCCGCGGCGCTGGAGCAGATGACCGCCAGCGTCAACTCCTCGGCCCAGAACGCGCAGGAGGTGCAGGGCGCGGTCGAGGCCGCCCGCGCCGATGTGGAGCGCAGCGGCGAAGTGGTCGAGGGCGCGATTGCCGCGATGAACGAGATCGAAAACTCCTCCAACCAGATCGGCCAGATCATCGGTGTCATTGACGATATCGCCTTTCAGACCAACCTGCTGGCGCTTAATGCCGGGGTTGAGGCGGCGCGGGCGGGCGAGGTCGGCCGCGGCTTTGCTGTGGTCGCCTCCGAGGTGCGGGCGCTGGCGCAGCGCTCTTCCGATGCGGCGATGGAGATCAAGGGTCTGATCAGCGCCAGCTCTGCCCATGTCCAGGACGGCGTGCACAAGGTGGATGGCGCGGGCAAGGCGCTGGAGACCGTGGTCACCCAGGTCAGCCGCATCACCGAACTTGTGGCCGGGATCTCCCGCGAGTCGGCAGAACAGGCGCAGGGGCTGAACGAGATCAATATCGGTGTCGCCCAGCTGGACTCGGTGACCCAGAAGAACGCCTCCATGGTGGAGGAAACCGGCTCCGCGATCCGCGCCATGAGCAGCGAGACCGTGGAGCTGAACCGGATGGTCGGCCAGTTCGTGCTGCTCGATAGCGCGCCGTCCGCGGCGGCCAGACTGCCGGCAGCACCTGCGGTGATGGCGCCATCGGCGCCGCCGGAGAATGCGCCAGCCTCCCATCAGGCGGTCCAGCCAAAGCCCGCGCCAGAACCGGCACAGGAACCGGAGGCAGAGCTTGACGCGGACTATGCAGAGGCCATGGCCGGCGCATTGGAGGAGGACCGCTGGGTGGATTTCAACGGAGAAGACGAAGTCTTCCCCGATGGCGAAAGCGCCGGTCCGGCGGCCCGGTCCGCCTGA
- a CDS encoding TIGR01459 family HAD-type hydrolase has product MTQIITSLSDISSRYKALFVDLWGCVHNGITAFPDAVAALQAYRAAGGIVVLVTNSPKPRAGVAAQLGQFNVPDDAYDTISTSGDSARAAMFTGAVGNKVYFMGEWQRDAGFFEPLHVIHDPVEITRVPLKEAEGIVCCGPFDTMADPEVNRADFLYAKQMGMKLLCANPDIIVDRGETREWCAGALARLYTEMGGESLYFGKPHPPIYDLARLRLQEVAPGIADSEILAIGDGPHTDIAGAMGEGIDSLFITGGLAARETKTSVQPDADALTAYLAQEQSAPTYAIGFLR; this is encoded by the coding sequence ATGACCCAGATCATCACCTCCCTTTCCGACATTTCCAGCCGCTACAAGGCGCTGTTCGTGGATCTGTGGGGCTGTGTGCACAACGGCATCACCGCCTTTCCCGACGCGGTGGCAGCGCTGCAGGCCTACCGCGCGGCGGGCGGCATCGTGGTGCTGGTGACCAATTCGCCGAAACCGCGGGCGGGCGTGGCGGCGCAGCTGGGGCAGTTCAACGTGCCGGATGATGCTTATGACACGATCTCCACCTCGGGCGACAGCGCGCGGGCGGCGATGTTCACGGGTGCGGTGGGCAACAAGGTCTACTTCATGGGCGAATGGCAGCGCGATGCTGGGTTTTTCGAGCCGCTGCACGTGATCCATGATCCGGTGGAGATCACCCGGGTGCCGCTGAAGGAGGCCGAGGGCATTGTTTGCTGCGGGCCGTTCGACACCATGGCGGATCCGGAAGTGAACCGGGCCGATTTCCTCTATGCCAAGCAGATGGGCATGAAGCTGTTGTGCGCCAACCCCGACATCATCGTCGACCGCGGCGAGACGCGGGAGTGGTGCGCGGGGGCGCTGGCGCGGCTTTACACCGAGATGGGCGGCGAGAGCCTGTATTTCGGCAAGCCGCATCCGCCGATCTATGACCTGGCCCGGCTGCGGCTGCAGGAGGTGGCGCCGGGGATCGCCGATTCCGAGATCCTGGCGATCGGGGACGGGCCGCATACGGATATTGCCGGCGCCATGGGCGAAGGCATCGATTCCCTGTTCATCACCGGCGGGCTTGCGGCCAGGGAAACAAAGACTTCGGTCCAGCCGGATGCGGATGCGCTGACGGCCTACCTGGCGCAGGAGCAGTCCGCACCGACCTATGCCATTGGTTTCCTGCGGTAG
- a CDS encoding DUF1194 domain-containing protein, giving the protein MIFRCAVAAAAIAACTTAQARERVAVELVLAVDTSVSVSAEEYRFQMSGIAEAFRTPEIAGIIQRQPNGVAVTLVHWSVGSLNRQAVGWRHLHGPESILAFSRLVDQAPRSSAGRGTSIAYAIDYATRLIETNGFDGTARKIDISGDARNNSGPSPAHFRDKAVSLGITINGLVIPDGDRELVSYYRYLVTGGDGSFVMTASRGEDFAAAMQRKLSRELDLFLSMNTAE; this is encoded by the coding sequence GTGATTTTCAGATGTGCCGTTGCGGCGGCCGCAATCGCGGCCTGCACAACCGCTCAGGCGCGGGAGCGGGTTGCGGTCGAGCTTGTGCTCGCGGTTGACACCTCCGTCAGCGTGAGCGCTGAGGAGTACCGCTTTCAGATGTCGGGTATTGCCGAGGCTTTCAGAACGCCCGAAATTGCCGGCATCATCCAGAGGCAGCCCAACGGAGTCGCCGTGACGCTGGTTCACTGGAGCGTCGGAAGCCTCAACCGCCAGGCCGTGGGCTGGCGGCATTTGCACGGCCCCGAAAGCATTCTGGCGTTTTCCCGGCTGGTGGATCAGGCGCCCCGCTCCAGCGCGGGCCGCGGCACCTCGATCGCCTATGCCATCGACTATGCAACCCGGCTCATTGAAACCAACGGCTTTGACGGCACGGCGCGCAAAATTGACATCTCCGGAGACGCAAGGAACAACTCGGGGCCATCGCCCGCCCATTTCCGGGACAAGGCGGTTTCGCTGGGCATTACCATCAACGGGCTGGTCATCCCGGACGGCGACCGGGAGCTGGTGAGTTATTACCGGTATCTGGTCACCGGCGGCGACGGCTCCTTTGTCATGACGGCAAGCCGCGGCGAGGATTTCGCGGCGGCGATGCAGCGCAAGCTGTCCCGGGAGCTGGATCTGTTCCTCTCGATGAACACAGCCGAGTAA
- a CDS encoding MaoC family dehydratase, whose amino-acid sequence MLDNMPRGTICIEDIEMGMVRYLRKVITDEDIEKFAQVSTDRNPVHLDDDYAQDTIFEGRIAHGMLTAGLISAVIGEQLPGHGTIYMSQSLKFLAPVRPGDLVLAEVEVTDIIIDKRRVKLDCRCIVDGKKVLVGEAMVMAPSRKFD is encoded by the coding sequence ATGTTGGACAACATGCCGCGCGGAACCATCTGCATCGAAGACATCGAGATGGGCATGGTGCGTTACCTGCGCAAAGTCATCACCGATGAGGATATCGAGAAGTTCGCCCAGGTGTCGACCGACCGCAATCCGGTGCATCTGGATGACGATTACGCCCAGGACACGATTTTCGAGGGCCGCATCGCACATGGGATGCTGACCGCCGGGCTGATCTCAGCCGTCATTGGCGAGCAGCTGCCGGGCCATGGCACTATCTACATGAGCCAGTCGCTGAAGTTCCTGGCCCCGGTGCGCCCGGGCGACCTAGTGCTGGCGGAGGTCGAAGTGACCGACATCATTATCGACAAGCGCCGGGTCAAGCTGGACTGCCGCTGCATCGTGGACGGCAAGAAGGTGCTGGTCGGCGAAGCCATGGTGATGGCGCCGTCGCGCAAGTTCGACTGA
- a CDS encoding bifunctional riboflavin kinase/FAD synthetase: protein MRIVRDFQFVEHQDRGATVAIGNFDGVHLGHQSVIELARTAAPDAPLGVMTFEPHPREYFAPDAPPFRLMRAETRAHRLEKLGVERLYELNFNTALSSLTPEEFARDVISEGLGLAHVVVGADFCFGKGRAGNAEDLQRFGAQYGFGVTIAPLMEYSEHAVSSTAIRNALSEGRPADAKEMLGHWHRIEGTVIGGEQRGRELGFPTANMSIDGLHQPCFGVYAVLVDVLDGPHKGSYHGAASVGVRPMFGGVVPNIETFVFDFSGDLYGATLSVGLVAFLRPEMKFDGLDALIAQMDADCAEARDILAAL, encoded by the coding sequence ATGCGTATCGTCAGAGATTTTCAATTCGTCGAACACCAGGACCGGGGCGCCACTGTTGCCATCGGCAATTTCGACGGCGTGCATCTGGGCCATCAGTCGGTGATCGAGCTGGCCCGCACGGCGGCGCCGGACGCGCCGCTGGGAGTGATGACGTTTGAGCCGCATCCGCGCGAGTATTTTGCACCCGATGCGCCGCCCTTCCGCCTGATGCGGGCCGAGACCCGCGCCCACCGGCTGGAGAAGCTGGGGGTGGAGCGGCTGTATGAGCTGAACTTCAACACCGCGCTGTCGAGCCTGACGCCCGAAGAATTCGCCCGCGACGTGATCTCTGAAGGGCTGGGGCTGGCGCATGTCGTCGTCGGCGCCGATTTCTGCTTCGGCAAGGGCCGCGCGGGCAATGCCGAAGACCTGCAGCGGTTCGGCGCGCAGTACGGCTTTGGCGTCACCATTGCGCCCTTGATGGAATACTCCGAGCACGCGGTCTCCTCCACCGCGATCCGCAATGCGCTGAGCGAGGGCCGGCCTGCGGATGCCAAGGAAATGCTGGGCCACTGGCACCGGATCGAGGGCACCGTGATCGGCGGCGAGCAGCGCGGGCGGGAGCTGGGCTTTCCCACTGCCAACATGTCGATCGACGGGCTGCATCAGCCGTGCTTTGGCGTTTACGCGGTGCTGGTCGATGTTTTGGACGGGCCGCATAAGGGCAGCTATCACGGCGCGGCCTCTGTCGGGGTGCGGCCGATGTTCGGGGGCGTGGTCCCGAATATCGAGACCTTTGTGTTTGATTTCTCCGGCGATCTGTATGGCGCAACGCTGTCGGTCGGGCTGGTGGCCTTCTTGCGGCCGGAGATGAAGTTTGACGGGCTGGATGCGCTGATCGCGCAGATGGACGCGGATTGCGCCGAGGCGCGTGATATACTGGCGGCGCTATGA
- a CDS encoding YcgN family cysteine cluster protein yields the protein MKPAKDVIDRSGLGARFWEKKPLQKLSQKEWEALCDGCGKCCLNKLEDEETGEVALTRVACRLLDDSTCRCAQYPIRHQFIPECIVLMPDNLDTHAYWMPETCAYRLLWQGKPLPEWHPLLTGTPESVHEAGVSVRGWTVSEFEISEEEWEDHIIEEPTG from the coding sequence ATGAAACCTGCAAAAGACGTGATCGACCGCTCCGGCCTGGGCGCGCGCTTCTGGGAGAAGAAGCCGCTGCAGAAACTGAGCCAGAAGGAATGGGAAGCGCTGTGCGACGGCTGCGGCAAATGCTGCCTGAACAAGCTGGAGGATGAGGAGACCGGCGAGGTCGCGCTGACCCGGGTCGCCTGCCGCCTGCTGGATGACAGCACCTGCCGCTGTGCCCAGTACCCGATCCGCCATCAGTTCATCCCCGAGTGCATCGTGCTGATGCCGGACAACCTGGACACCCACGCCTATTGGATGCCGGAAACCTGCGCCTACCGCCTCTTGTGGCAGGGCAAGCCGCTGCCGGAGTGGCACCCGCTGCTGACCGGCACCCCCGAAAGCGTGCATGAGGCGGGTGTTTCGGTGCGCGGCTGGACGGTGTCGGAGTTCGAGATTTCCGAGGAGGAGTGGGAAGACCACATCATCGAGGAACCGACCGGCTGA